Proteins encoded by one window of Miscanthus floridulus cultivar M001 unplaced genomic scaffold, ASM1932011v1 os_1299_1, whole genome shotgun sequence:
- the LOC136533907 gene encoding 3'-5' exonuclease-like isoform X1 has translation MAMHPGAGAGAPPASPVHGNVEYDDFHWDAAAEAELQAIEAAYASASASAKRRRLPDWTYPSPSPSSRPRYSQSPMFGGSTPSWALTPHTPQGNVRARRQQISFSGKIVYCRTPSEAEKAATDILHKIEGMKAPGQVSLGFDLEWRPFPRRGEPPCKVAVMQLCMEKTVCYVLHIAHSGVPPILKTLLEDSSSIKVGICIDNDARKMLNDYDVCVQPLMDLSTLANVKLATPPKRWSLASLTEMITCKELPKPSNIRMGNWEVDVLSKQQLQYAATDAYISWYLYEALQTFPDYTAEAETESVKAQ, from the exons ATGGCCATGCatcccggcgccggcgccggcgcgcccCCCGCGTCGCCGGTCCACGGCAACGTTGAGTACGACGACTTCCACTgggacgccgccgccgaggcggaGCTTCAGGCCATCGAGGCCGCCTACGCCTCGGCTTCCGCCTCCGCAAAGCGCCGCCGCCTACCCGACTGGACCTACCCATCCCCTTCCCCCTCCTCCCGCCCCCGGTACAGCCAAAGCCCGATGTTCGGTGGATCCACGCCGTCATGGGCCCTCACGCCCCACACACCCCAAG GCAATGTGAGGGCAAGACGCCAACAAATATCATTCAGCGGTAAGATAGTTTACTGCAGGACACCTTCAGAGGCGGAGAAGGCTGCAACTGACATCTTACACAAAATTGAGGGGATGAAAGCGCCCGGCCAGGTTTCTCTTGGGTTTGATCTCGAGTGGAGGCCCTTTCCAAGAAGAG GGGAACCACCTTGTAAGGTTGCTGTAATGCAACTATGCATGGAGAAAACTGTGTGCTATGTCCTGCATATTGCTCACTCTGGGGTACCACCTATACTGAAAACTCTTTTGGAGGATAGTTCGTCCATTAAA GTTGGAATATGCATAGACAATGATGCAAGGAAAATGTTGAATGATTATGATGTCTGTGTACAACCACTGATGGATTTGTCAACCCTGGCAAATGTCAAGTTAGCTACTCCTCCCAAAAGATGGAGTCTTGCTTCTTTAACTGAAATGATCACATGCAAAGAG TTGCCGAAGCCGAGCAACATAAGAATGGGGAATTGGGAGGTTGATGTTCTCTCCAAACAACAACTTCAATATGCTGCTACAGATGCTTATATCTCATGGTATTTATATGAG GCACTGCAGACTTTTCCAGATTATACTGCTGAAGCTGAAACTGAGTCTGTAAAGGCACAATAG
- the LOC136533907 gene encoding 3'-5' exonuclease-like isoform X2 produces MAMHPGAGAGAPPASPVHGNVEYDDFHWDAAAEAELQAIEAAYASASASAKRRRLPDWTYPSPSPSSRPRYSQSPMFGGSTPSWALTPHTPQGNVRARRQQISFSGKIVYCRTPSEAEKAATDILHKIEGMKAPGQVSLGFDLEWRPFPRRGEPPCKVAVMQLCMEKTVCYVLHIAHSGVPPILKTLLEDSSSIKVGICIDNDARKMLNDYDVCVQPLMDLSTLANVKLATPPKRWSLASLTEMITCKELPKPSNIRMGNWEVDVLSKQQLQYAATDAYISWYLYETFPDYTAEAETESVKAQ; encoded by the exons ATGGCCATGCatcccggcgccggcgccggcgcgcccCCCGCGTCGCCGGTCCACGGCAACGTTGAGTACGACGACTTCCACTgggacgccgccgccgaggcggaGCTTCAGGCCATCGAGGCCGCCTACGCCTCGGCTTCCGCCTCCGCAAAGCGCCGCCGCCTACCCGACTGGACCTACCCATCCCCTTCCCCCTCCTCCCGCCCCCGGTACAGCCAAAGCCCGATGTTCGGTGGATCCACGCCGTCATGGGCCCTCACGCCCCACACACCCCAAG GCAATGTGAGGGCAAGACGCCAACAAATATCATTCAGCGGTAAGATAGTTTACTGCAGGACACCTTCAGAGGCGGAGAAGGCTGCAACTGACATCTTACACAAAATTGAGGGGATGAAAGCGCCCGGCCAGGTTTCTCTTGGGTTTGATCTCGAGTGGAGGCCCTTTCCAAGAAGAG GGGAACCACCTTGTAAGGTTGCTGTAATGCAACTATGCATGGAGAAAACTGTGTGCTATGTCCTGCATATTGCTCACTCTGGGGTACCACCTATACTGAAAACTCTTTTGGAGGATAGTTCGTCCATTAAA GTTGGAATATGCATAGACAATGATGCAAGGAAAATGTTGAATGATTATGATGTCTGTGTACAACCACTGATGGATTTGTCAACCCTGGCAAATGTCAAGTTAGCTACTCCTCCCAAAAGATGGAGTCTTGCTTCTTTAACTGAAATGATCACATGCAAAGAG TTGCCGAAGCCGAGCAACATAAGAATGGGGAATTGGGAGGTTGATGTTCTCTCCAAACAACAACTTCAATATGCTGCTACAGATGCTTATATCTCATGGTATTTATATGAG ACTTTTCCAGATTATACTGCTGAAGCTGAAACTGAGTCTGTAAAGGCACAATAG